The genomic DNA CATCCACTAACGTGTATTGCGTCAGTGGAATATGTAAACTAGCAAGGATGATTTCCTCAAGATGATTGAGTTCCTGGTGAATATCTATACTTCCTGTTCGCGTAGAGTCTTCAGAGATTCCATCGCGGAACTCTGGCGGGGCGGGAATGCTTCCGTTGTGATCGGATTCGATATGGGCTGGTTTTGGGCGTAGCATTGGTAAATATCCAGGGCGACGTGCGGGGGAACAAGATGATCGACAGAACCACCAAACCTTGCGATCTCTTTTACCACACTACTACTTAAAAAACTATACTCGTTTGATGTGGCCAGAAAAACAGTTTCTATATCGGTAGAAAGAGTTTTATTTGTGTGAGCCATTTGTAGCTCAACTTCAAAGTCTGAAATTGCTCTTAGCCCACGCAACAGAACAGAAGCTTGCCGCATTTGGGCATAATTAACAGTTAAACCATCAAAGGCGTCTACTTCAATATTAGGTAGATGTTTAGTACATTGACGAATCTGTTCTAAGCGTTTTTGCACTGTAAACAGAGGCATTTTGTTAGGATTCCGCAGTACGGCAACAATCACCTGTGTAAATAGCCGACTGCCGCGTTCGATGATATCAAGGTGTCCCAAAGTAACAGGGTCAAAGCTACCTGGATAAATGGCAATCACAATTTTTTGCCTCACAGTTGTTTAGGTGATTATATCCAAGCATAGTTTATTCATTGCTATATGCATTTTTACTTTACAATTAACAGTCTATTAATTATTAGCTAATCAAAATTGACAACTCTACTGCTGCAACAGTGACATCACTATATCCTCAAAGATTTAATTGGCGATGTCAACATCTTAATCAATTGGTCAGCATGGCAAAATGTTGATGGGGTGATAACTTCCACAAGTTATTCTTTGAGTTCATCTATCAAAGTATCCTGGGGCAGCGTTAGCACTCCCTTGAAGCCACCCTACAAGAACGCCTCTGGCGTCTACAGTAAGGCACACCGTAAGTAGCTTAGTCAGTTTTCGGCTGTCTGAGAAGCCGTCAAATTATATTTGTTTAATGAAGTGTCACAATCAATTTTATGGCTGTTGCAGTTGCAGCGTAACAGTTTAGAGTTATGAGTGCTGAGTTAGGTACTTCTGCATGGCATTGGATCTTTCCGTCTTACCTTTAGGATTTCAATTTACATCTCCTGGGCCGATTTTTGTGAGAATAGGGCCGATCGCTATCCGTTGGTACGGCTTGTTGATTGCTACAGCAGTATTAATTGGTGTTGCTCTCTCCCAGTACCTGGCAAAGCGCCGTAATATAAATCCAGAGTTGATAGGTGATTTGTCAATTTGGTTGGTAATTGGAGCAATTCCAGCAGCGCGGCTATATTATGTTTTGTTTGAATGGTCAGAATATGCCCAGCATCCAGAGCGAATCATTGCCATTTGGCAAGGAGGTATTGCTATTCATGGAGCAATTCTCGGTGGTCTAGTAGCATCTATAATCTTTGCCAAACTCAAGCGTGTTTCTTTTTGGCAACTGGCGGATTTAGTGGCTCCTTCATTGATTTTAGGACAGGCGATCGGACGTTGGGGCAATTTTTTCAACTCTGAAGCATTTGGCGATCCTACCAATTTACCTTGGAAACTGTATATTCCCCCAGAACGCCGTCCCCCAGAACTTGCTAATTTTGAATATTTTCATCCCACCTTTCTGTAT from Chlorogloeopsis sp. ULAP01 includes the following:
- the coaD gene encoding pantetheine-phosphate adenylyltransferase translates to MIAIYPGSFDPVTLGHLDIIERGSRLFTQVIVAVLRNPNKMPLFTVQKRLEQIRQCTKHLPNIEVDAFDGLTVNYAQMRQASVLLRGLRAISDFEVELQMAHTNKTLSTDIETVFLATSNEYSFLSSSVVKEIARFGGSVDHLVPPHVALDIYQCYAQNQPISNPITTEAFPPRQSSAMESLKTLREQEV
- the lgt gene encoding prolipoprotein diacylglyceryl transferase; protein product: MALDLSVLPLGFQFTSPGPIFVRIGPIAIRWYGLLIATAVLIGVALSQYLAKRRNINPELIGDLSIWLVIGAIPAARLYYVLFEWSEYAQHPERIIAIWQGGIAIHGAILGGLVASIIFAKLKRVSFWQLADLVAPSLILGQAIGRWGNFFNSEAFGDPTNLPWKLYIPPERRPPELANFEYFHPTFLYESLWNLMVFALLITLFFRGLRGKPPLKTGTLFTLYLAAYSLGRLWIEGLRTDSLMLGPLRIAQVVSLIGIFLGLAGLAWLYIFKRPLPDVVSTPQKEGESGR